One window of the Esox lucius isolate fEsoLuc1 chromosome 8, fEsoLuc1.pri, whole genome shotgun sequence genome contains the following:
- the fsd1 gene encoding fibronectin type III and SPRY domain-containing protein 1, with protein sequence MGDQKESLRKITTTLALKNEEITNFICCLKQSLENLESNSSRVQEDLEAEFNTLHSVLDELKDSMVTRIKQERASRTYELQNQLSACSKALESSEELLEVANQTLCSTEANDFNQAAKDIKDSVTMAPAFRLSLKAKASDSMSHMMVDFTQEREILKAIKFLPVPATPEILLSECQVCDNTVTVLWALPEPDAKIDHYDLEYRRTNHEGPPRAREDYPWMVVEGIRETEYTLTGLRFETRYMTFRVKACNKAVAGEFSEPVTLETHAFLFKLDAGSAHQNLKVEDLSVEWDSCGGKVVQDIRKDKNRTNQSPMHSPARTAMNSPKRVPSARVGRDRFTAESYTVLGDTFIDAGQQYWEVRFDKESKAFAVGLALRNLGRFDQLGKSNASWCIHLNNWLQQSLTAKHNNKARTLDCQIPDRIGVYCNYEEGVLSFYNARTKTLMHTFRTKFTQPVVPAFSVWNGSFSVQTGLQVPGAVQSGQRKNSGTSSSNASLT encoded by the exons ATGGGAGATCAGAAG GAATCGCTCCGTAAGATCACCACCACCCTAGCTCTGAAAAATGAGGAGATAACAAACTTCATATGCTGTCTGAAACAGAGCCTGGAGAACCTGGAG AGTAACTCCAGCCGTGTCCAGGAGGACTTGGAGGCAGAGTTCAACACCCTCCACTCAGTCCTCGATGAGCTGAAGGACAGCATGGTCACCCGGATCAAACAGGAGAGGGCCAGCCGCACCTATGAACTGCAG AATCAGTTGAGCGCGTGCTCAAAGGCCTTAGAGAGCTCAGAAGAGCTTTTGGAGGTAGCCAATCAGACTCTCTGCTCCACAGAAGCAAACGACTTTAATCAG GCGGCCAAAGACATTAAGGATAG TGTGACAATGGCCCCAGCCTTCCGTTTGTCGCTGAAAGCCAAAGCCAGTGACAGCATGAGTCACATGATGGTGGACTTCAcccaagagagggagatactGAAGGCCATCAAGTTCCTCCCGG tGCCTGCCACCCCGGAGATTTTGTTGTCTGAGTGCCAGGTGTGTGACAACACCGTGACTGTATTGTGGGCTCTGCCGGAGCCGGACGCAAAGATAGATCACTATGACCTGGAGTACCGCCGCACCAACCACGAGGGGCCGCCCAGAGCCCGGGAAGACTACCCCTGGATGGTGGTGGAGGGCATTCGGGAGACAGAGTACACCCTCACAG GGCTCCGCTTCGAGACGCGCTACATGACGTTCCGTGTGAAGGCATGTAACAAGGCCGTGGCAGGAGAGTTCTCTGAGCCGGTTACTCTGGAGACACATG CGTTCTTGTTTAAGCTGGATGCAGGCTCGGCCCATCAAAACCTGAAAGTGGAGGACCTCAGTGTGGAGTGGGACAGCTGTGGAGGAAAGGTTGTCCAGGACATCCGTAAAGACAAGAACAGAACCAACCAGTCTCCCATGCACTCCCCTGCCAG GACGGCCATGAATTCACCAAAGAGAGTGCCCTCTGCTCGGGTTGGCCGAGACCGTTTCACTGCCGAGTCGTACACTGTCCTAGGAGACACCTTTATTGATGCAGGCCAACAGTACTGGGAGGTGCGGTTCGATAAGGAGAGCAAGGCATTCGCTGTGGGCCTGGCCCTGCGCAACCTTGGCCGCTTTGACCAGCTGGGCAAGAGCAACGCCTCGTGGTGCATCCACCTGAACAACTGGCTACAGCAGAGCCTCACAGCCAAGCACAACAACAAGGCCCGCACCCTGGACTGTCAAATCCCTGACCGCATAGGAGTCTACTGCAACTATGAAGAGG GTGTTCTGTCCTTCTACAATGCCAGGACCAAGACACTGATGCACACCTTTAGAACCAAGTTCACTCAGCCTGTTGTTCCAGCCTTCTCG GTGTGGAATGGGAGTTTCTCGGTTCAGACGGGTCTGCAGGTGCCTGGTGCAGTGCAGAGTGGCCAGAGGAAGAACAGTGGTACTAGCAGCTCCAACGCCAGCCTCACCTAG
- the LOC105011605 gene encoding uncharacterized protein LOC105011605 → MDIWKEVTLLLLLLETVKAALSTVILNQPPREENVVLGSDLTLNCSFQNLQRISVNWIFHQNNKLSCNDMTSAKKLNDNSITTKDTWSALNLKQVTYNDSGWYYCKISVEIPILKQNCSNGTKVTVTAKRKDPTYSPDWKVWVAVGVLGAILIILVVTFWMLFERKRRMRRENPIYTNMPPPAKKQPSPRPGKQMDNQKISALEELSTAFDNKLIRNPNPPRVHNCRQLRIPTPSQANGSKWSPKT, encoded by the exons ATGGACATCTGGAAAGAAGTGACCCTTCTCCTGCTTTTATTGG AAACGGTGAAGGCTGCTTTGAGCACTGTGATTCTAAATCAGCCACCAAGAGAAGAAAACGTTGTTCTTGGCTCTGATCTCACCCTCAATTGCAGTTTTCAGAACCTGCAGCGTATCAGCGTAAACTGGATTTTTCaccaaaataacaaattaaGCTGCAATGACATGACCTCTGCAAAGAAACTGAATGACAACAGTATAACAACAAAGGACACTTGGTCAGCATTAAACCTTAAACAGGTCACATACAATGACAGTGGATGGTACTATTGCAAAATTAGTGTAGAGATTCCCATCTTGAAACAAAACTGCAGCAATGGAACTAAAGTCACAGTTA CAGCCAAGAGGAAAGATCCCACTTATTCCCCAG ACTGGAAGGTGTGGGTAGCAGTGGGAGTATTGGGTGCCATACTGATCATTCTAGTGGTCACATTCTGGATGTTATTCGAACGAAAGAGACGCATGAGAAGAG AGAATCCGATCTATACGAATATGCCTCCACCTGCAAAAAAACAGCCCTCCCCACGTCCAGGAAAACAGATGGACAACCAGAAGATTTCTGCTCTTGAAGAACTCAGCACAGCCTTTGACAACAAACTCATCAGGAATCCAAATCCACCTCGCGTTCATAACTGTAGACAGCTTAGAATTCCAACTCCATCCCAGGCCAATGGCAGCAAATGGAGTCCAAAAACTTAA
- the stap2b gene encoding signal-transducing adaptor protein 2b, whose product MAATKRARRYQIPYCYYEGFLEKRSFQDKVSRKLWTCLCGNTLLFFNNSKENTYVEKLDLSEFISLKDDCSRDKNLEAAKLILHMKDREIKITAPSLETRELWKGFIYSVVELSVPDSLNLLPGQIHMLRETVEAERERRKTAHPAPAATAVASSSNLYLSLIEDMPACYHPVSRTEAEMVLEKHPESGNLLLRPGRDGASFAVSTRQELCGSIFRHYRVSRTQDGAFAIDLETPIHCDTLHDVISCLVEKTGGALTPFIMEGTYEESITFVHVNEENGERREENSVEFTRRAPTPSVTVPAPPPKPGQRDRMPFPESQSETDRRLYLNDHREAEEDFAKLPVKPPQPLPFCLPRTERKALKPPVVTPRSTTHTVTDTLDARLTSLLPDTIAQTLSEELKLKLEKRRAHEQ is encoded by the exons ATGGCGGCCACGAAGCGAGCCAGGCGCTACCAGATTCCATATTGTTATTACGAAGGATTCCTGGAGAAGAGATCATTCCAAGACAAG gTGTCTCGGAAATTATGGACATGCCTGTGTGGAAACACTCTTCTTTTCTTCAacaacagcaaagaaaacact tatgtGGAGAAACTGGATCTCAGTGAATTCATCTCCTTGAAAGATGATTGCAGTCGGGACAAAAATCTGGAGGCAGCCAAACTTATCCTGCACATGAAGGACAGAGAAATCAAAATCACT GCCCCCAGTTTAGAGACTCGCGAACTATGGAAAGGTTTCATCTACTCTGTAGTTGAG CTGTCAGTCCCCGACTCACTCAACCTCCTGCCAGGCCAGATCCATATGCTGAGGGAGACTGTGGAGgccgagagggagagacggaaaACCGCACACCCTGCCCCCGCCGCTACTGCTGTAGCATCCAGCTCCAACCTCTACCTCAGCCTCATAGAGGACATGCCAGC GTGTTACCATCCTGTGTCTCGTACTGAGGCAGAGATGGTGCTGGAGAAGCACCCGGAGAGTGGAAACCTGCTGCTGCGGCCCGGCAGGGACGGCGCCTCGTTTGCCGTATCCACCCGACAGGAACTCTGCGG GTCTATATTCAGACACTATCGTGTGTCAAGGACCCAGGATGGAGCATTCGCCATTGATCTAGAGACTCCT ATCCACTGTGACACGCTTCATGATGTCATCAGCTGTCTGGTGGAGAAGACGGGTGGAGCTTTGACACCCTTTATTATGGAGGGAACCTACGAAGAGAGCATCA CATTTGTTCATGTGAATgaggagaatggagagagaagagaggagaacagcGTAGAATTTACCCGCCGTGCCCCCACCCCATCTGTGACAGTCCCTGCCCCCCCTCCCAAACCAG GTCAAAGGGATCGTATGCCATTTCCAGAGTCTcagtcagaaacagacaggAGACTTTACCTCAACGATCACC GGGAAGCGGAGGAGGACTTTGCCAAGTTGCCTGTTAAACCACCTCAGCCTCTTCCCTTCTGTCTACCAA GAACTGAGAGGAAGGCCCTGAAGCCCCCGGTTGTTACACCTCGTAGCACCACTCACACCGTAACAGACACTCTGGATGCCAGGTTGACTTCTCTCCTACCAGACACTATTGCACAGA CCTTGTCTGAGGAGCTGAAACTTAAGTTGGAGAAGAGGCGTGCCCATGAACAGTGA